The genomic segment GGGTACCCGGAAGAAACCAACGCGCCCTACGGCCTCGCCAAGAAGATGCTCCTGGCGCAGATCCAGGCGTACCGCCAGGAGTTCGACTTCCCGGGTACCTACGTCCTGCCGGTGAACCTGTACGGCCCCTGGGACAACTTCGACCTCCAATCGTCGCACGTCATCCCGGCGCTGATCCGCAAGTGCGTGGACGCCCAGGCCCGGAACCTGCCGGAGGTGCCCGTGTGGGGCACCGGCCGGGCGACGCGCGAGTTCCTCTACGTCGCCGACGCGGCCCGCGGCATCCGGCTGGCCGCCGAGCGGCTGGAGTCGCCGGACCCGATCAACCTCGGGTCCGGGCACGAGATCGCGATCCGCGACCTGGCCCAGACGATCGCCGACCACGTGGGCTACCGCGGGGCCCTGAAGTTCGACCCGACCCAACCCGACGGCCAGCCGCGCCGGTGCCTGGACACGACCCGGGCCAAGGCGCTGATCGGGTTCGAGGCCACGACCACCCTCGACCGCGGGTTGGCCGATACGGTCGCCTGGTACCGGGCGCAGCAAGCGCCCGCCCGCGCGGCGGCCTGATTCCTTGATGCGCGAGCCCGGAGACAGCATGAGTCCGGCCGGTGAAGAAGCGACCCCGTACCAGCAGATCCAGGACGTCGAGAACCGGGTGCTCCTGTTGGCGCACCAGCTCGAGCAGCTGCGCGCCCACGTCCAACAGATGAAGCTCGCGGCCGTGCCGCGGATGGGCTGGAACCACTGGTTCCGGCACCAGATCAAGCTCGCGCTGGGTATCCGGGTGCACCTCGGGTGCCTGTCGTTCCCCTGTACGCCACGGCCGGTCCACGTGCCGGCGAGGTACCACTGCAAACCGGTCCTCACGAACCCGCCGGTCATCTCGGTCGTCACCCCGTCGTACAACCAGGGCGCGTTCCTGGAAAAGACGATCACGAGCGTCCTCGACCAGGAGTACCCGCGGCTCCAGTACGTCGTGCAGGACGGCGGCTCGACCGACGAAACGGCCGGCGTCCTCGCGCTGTACCGCGACCGGTTGCACCACAGCGAGATGCGCAAGGACAAGGGGCAGTCGAACGCGATCAACCTCGGCTTCGCCCACACGTCGGGCGAGATCATGGCCTACCTGAATTCGGACGACCTGCTGCTGCCGGGCGCCCTGCACACCGTCGCCAAGTACTTCGAAGACCACCCCGAAGTGGACGTCGTTTACGGGCACCGGGTGGTGATCGACCGGGACGGCAACGAACTCGGCCGCTGGGTGCTGCCGCCGCACGACACCGAGATCCTGAAATGGGCCGACTACGTGCCCCAGGAGACGATGTTCTGGCGGCGGCGGATCTGGGACAAGGTGGGCGGCGGGATCGACGAGAGCTTCCGGTTCGCGATGGACTGGGACCTGCTTCTGCGGTTCCAGGAGGCCGGGGCGCGGTTCCACCGGATCGGCCGCTTCCTCGGCGCCTTCCGCCTTCACAGCACGTCCAAGACGACGACCGTTGTCAAAACGACGGGCAGCGAGGAGATGGCCCGGCTCCGGGAGCGGTGCCACGGCCGCGAGGTGACCGGAGAAGAGATCCAGTACGGCATCCGCCGGTACCTGCTCCGGCACGCGCTCTGCAACCGGATGTACACCTTCGGTCTGTTCCGGTACTGAGTTCGCGGGCCGGTTGAGAGTGACGGATGTTTGTGGCCCCGGCGTTCCGGCCCCCGTGTCTTCGAGACACGGGGGCCGGAACGCCGGGGCCACAAGCACAGAAAGCAGACCGCACCAACGGGGCCGAATCAGGTGCGGCCGGCGGGGGCCAGGCGCCACAATTCGTCGGTCGCGGCGGACAGCAGGGAGTAGTAGTCCGGGGAGCGCCCGATCTCGCGGTCGATCGTCGCCGCGAACGCATCGATCTTCGGCCGCACCTTGTCCAGAAATTCGGCCAGACGCGGCATCGGCAGCGCGAACCGACGGGCGGCGACGTCGAGGACGCGGTCCAGCGCCTCCGGGTGTTCGGTCAGGGTGTCGATGCGCGCGAGGAGGCCGGCGAACCAGAGGAGTTCGGCCCGCCCCGCGTGCGGCGTGTCGGCGAGGCGCTCCGGATTGTGGTGGTGCCGGATCGGTTCCACAACCTCGTCGGGCAGCCCCCACCGGTGCAGCGCTTCGGCGCCCACCTCCGCGTGATCGATCCCGAACATGTCCCGTTCGCGGGCACACACCTCTTCGCCGAGCGGGTCCTCGGGGTGCGGCGGGAGCGCCGCCCACGCCTTGGGAAACGTCTGCTGGATCAGAAGGGCGCCGAGGTCGCGCAGGAGCGCGGCGTTCAGGTCGTCCTCGGGCGACGGGCGGCCGATGTGGGCCGCCACCTCGCGGGCCACGATCGCGCCGCCGACGGAGCTGAACGAGTGGGCCAGCGCGGCCGGGTCGAACCGGCTCTGCGGGCGCATGGTCGGGAGCGACAGGCTGAGGGCGAGGGTGCGCACCCGGTTGAGGCCGACCACCATCACCGCCCGTTCGACGGACCCGAGCGCCCGGCTCGGCCCTTCGCGGGCGGTGTTCACGGCCTGGAGCAGAGCGGCGCTGAACCCGGGGTCGCCGGCGGCGATGATCGCGCCGACGTCGCCGGGCAACGTGTCCGGCCGGCCCGCGGCCCCGGCGACCTTCACGGCGACCGCGGGGATCGCGGGGAGCCGGGACGGGTGCAAAACGGCTTCGAGGATGGCCTCGCGGCTCGCCGGCAGGCGCGGCGTTGGTACCGAACGGGTGGTCGCACTGCGCGTGATCCACCCGGTAATATGGGCCGCCATTTCCGCCCCCGCCCGCCGGCTTTCCGCGGAACCGCGCCCCTGGTCAGGACGCGCACGAGATATTGTCCCCGCGCCGAGAGTGCGGGGCCTCACTGTGATTTATCGGTCCGCGGCGTGAATATTTGTCCGCGCGGCCGGTGCGGGGACAATACGGCCGCTTTTCAGTGTGCGGCCCTCAGGACGCGCTCGATGTACGCCCGCACCTCGGGTACGGCCACTCCGGTTGCCACACGGGCGTTCGGCCCGGCCGAAGGATTCGGGCGGGCGTCGATCACCGTCATGCCGCGTGTCAGGTCGCCGTGCGTTTCCACGTCCACGTAATGCGGTTCGCTGCTCACGCACCCGGCGACGGCCACGGCCACCGTGCCGAGCACGTCCTTGAGGTGGAACCCCTCAATGCCGTAGAGGTTGGAACTCGCGCGGATGCCGAACGGGACGATCTGGCGCAGGAACTGGCACGTGCGCGCGTCCGGGTTCGGCAGTTCCAGCAGGTCCGACGGCGAGAAGATCAGCCGGCGCGTCACGTCGAGCGGGATGAGCAGCGGGTTGAGTTCGGCGGCGAACACGCGCTTGGCGGCATCGGGGTCGAGGTGGATGTGGAACTCGGCGACCGGCCCGGCGTTGCCCGGTTCCTTCCACGCGCCGCCGATGATGACCGTCTGGTCCAGAACGGCGGGCAGGGCGGGGTCGCGGTCGAGGGCGGTCGCGAGGGTGGTGAGCGGTCCGAGGTTGATGACCGTGACCTGCCGCGGGTGCTCGTGGGCGAGTTCGCACAGCACCTTGTCGGCCGGGTGCAGCGTGTGGCGCATGGCGCTGGGGAAGCTGACCCCGCCCAGCCCGCCGGCCCCGTGGAGCGCGGTGCCGTCGGCGTCGTAGCGGGCGGGCAGCGCCGCGGCGAGCTTCGGCCACTTCGGCGGATCGACCACGTCGATGAGCGTGTGGGCGTTGGCGGTCGCCTGTTCGGCCGATACGTTCCCGGCCGTGGGCAGCAGGCCGACCACCTCCAGGTTCGGGTCGTTGAGGGCGAGCGCCACCGCGAACGCGGTGTCGATGCCGGGGTCGGCGACGAGGATGACCTTTCGTGGCATGATGAACCGGCCGTGTGTCGGGGAAAGGGCGACGTCTCGGCGAAGTGTCGGCGCCCGTGCGAGGAGGGCGCCGCCAGCGTCATGGTATCCGACCGTCAACGGGGGAGGAACCGGCTAGTCGGCGGAAGCTGCGGACTTCACGCGGGGCGGAAAATCGGGGATGCTGGGAGCGAAAGCGAAGGGCGAAACTGTGCGAAAGCGCGAATGGATGCGGTGTCGTGATCCCGAAGCGATGTTGCGGCAGGTGGCCATGACCCTATACCCGCTTGCGCACCTACCTCTGCCCCCGCAATGCCATCCGCGTTTAGATCCCATCCTCTTACGGCGGTTCCGGATTTTCACACTCACCGCGGTCCGGGCCGCGCTGATTAGGGTAAACCATGCGGCCTGCCAAGCCGCAGCCGAGGTCGGCTGGCGTCTGGCTGAGGGGCTCGCTTCCGCTGAAGAGATCGCAAGAAGCGACGCGGCGCTTCGGGTCGCGTGGGAGGAGGGTTGGGAGGCGACTCTCGTGTATTTTGAGGCCCCTGCCGAAGTGTGGAGGTTCCCGCGACTCGTCAAAGTCCTCGCTCTTCTCTTCAGCGAACCGGTTGATGCGGCCCGGACGCTGGTGGTTCCAGAGTCCCTCGTTCACCCCGGTCAACCCATACCGCTTCTGACGTCCGAAGAGACTCAAGATTGCTGTTGGCTCCTCCGGGACATTTTCGGTGATCGTGGCGCGGTGCTTACCTCTCCGGAGTGGCAAGAGGCGTGGCGCACAGACACCGCGATTGCCCTTGCGCGGCAGATGTATGAATCGCGTGACTTCGGCGCGATGCCGATTCTCGCAGACGCCCTCCAGGACGCCGGCTGCGATAACGCGGACATTCTCACCCACTGCCGCGGGCCGGGGCCGCACGTGAGGGGCTGTTGGGTGGTCGATTTGGTACTGGGGAAGGGGTAAGCGAGCGGCGCGGCGTGAGCCCGCCGGTGCATGGAAACGCACGGTACCGGCGGGCTCACGCCGCGCCGCTCGCCGACTGACACAGCGCCGTGAGCACCGCGCGCGGCTTACCGGCCGCGAGCGCCGCTTCGGCCCGCGCCACACCGTCCTTCAGCGTCGGGACCGCTTCCGCGGCCCACAGCGCCGCGGCGGCGTTCGCCACCACGATCCGACGGGCCGGGCCGTCGTCGCCGGCCAGCACGCCGCGGATGATCGCGGCACTCTCGGCCGAATCGTTTGCGCGAATCGACGGAATCGTCACGGGGGCCAGCCCGAAGTCCGCGGGCGCCCACTCGCGCGAGTCGTACTCGTGGCCGCGGACCACGTGCACCATTGTCGGCGCCGCGAGGCTCACCTCGTCCAACCCGTCGGCGCTGCACACCAACACGGCCTGACGCACCCCCAGGTGCGCGATCGCCGCCGCGAGCGGGTCGAGCAGCTCCGGCTTCCCGACACCCAGCAACTGGTACGGCGCGCCGGCCGGGTTCGCCAGCGGGCCGAGCAGGTTGAACAGCGTGCGCACGCCGAGCTTCTTCCGCAGGTCCGCGACATGGGCCATGCCGCGGTGGAAGTGCGGGGCGTAACAGAACGCGAACCCGGTGCGCTCCAAACACTTTTGTGCCCACTCGGGGCCGGCTTCAATCGGCACACCGAGTTCGCGGAGCACGTCCGCACTGCCGGACTTGCTCGACACCGCCCGGCCGCCGTGCTTCACCACCGGCACGCCGGCCCCGCAGGCGACGAGCGCCGCGGCGGTGCTGATGTTGAAGGTGCCGCTGTCGTCGCCGCCGGTCCCGCACGTATCGAGTACCGGACCGGAAACGGGCACCAATCGGACCATTTGCTCGCGAAGAACCAGCGCCGCCGCCGCCACCTCTTCTCCGGATTCACCTTTCATTCGTAGCGCGGTCAGGAACGCGGCGGCCCGGGCCTCGTCCACGCGCCCGGCAACGAGATCGCGCACCGCTTCCGTCACCGCCGCGGCGGAGAGGTCGTGTCCGGCTAAAAGGGCCGGAAACTGCTCGGCAAACCACGGCGGCGGGGGCAACGGCACGCGACACACTTCGGGGAGTTGGGGGATTTGGGACCGGTCCTTGGGCGAAATGCTACCGCGCGCCGCAGGATTCGTGCAATTTTTCTCTTCCGTTGTGAACAGTTATCACATATACTTTCTTACACTGTGGACGGGTGTAGCAGTTGCAATGGCTGGGCGTTTTGGGAAAACCCGGCTCATTCGGCCCCCTCCACAACAAACTATCGCCGACCCGCACCTCGGACACCCTCCCACGCAAAACGCAAGCAAAATGTGTGGTGCGTGTCGCGATGGTGTCCCGCCGAACAACCGGAGATCTCGATGTCTGAAGAGAAAATCGCGCTAACGAAGAAGCAGGAGGCGATTTACAACTTCATCCGCAAGCACATCGAGGAGAAGGGGTTCCCGCCGGCCATTCGCGACATTTGCACGGAGTTCGGCATCTCCTCTCCCAACGGCGTGATGTGTCACCTCAAGGCACTCGAAGCGAAGAAGTACATCAACCGCATCCAGAAGCACAAGAACCAGCAGCGCGCGCAGGCACGCGGGATCACCATTCCCGGCGTCTCGGCCGGCGGCTTCAGTCTGCCGCTCGTCGGTGTCGTGGCCGCCGGTCGGGCGATCGAAGCGGAAGAGCAGGACGACCGCCTCGAGATGCGTGAACTGTTCGGCAGCGACGACCTGTTCGTTGTGAAGGTCCGCGGTACGTCGATGATTGAGGGGCACATCGCCGACGGCGATTACGTCGTGATCCGCAAGTGCGAGACGTGTGAGAACGGCGAGAAGGTCGTTGCGATGGTCGAAAAGGCGATGACGCTGAAGAAGTATTACAAGAAGAAGAACGAGATCCAGTTGCACCCGATGAACAGCACGATGGAACCGATCATCGTGGACCCCAGCCGCGAAGACATTCGCATCCTCGGCGTGCTGACCGGTGTTATTCGTAAGTGCTGATGGCGTCAGTGGATGCGGCTGATGGCTCTTGGTACAGGTTGACGACGGACCTTTCTCGCTCGCGGGTGAGCGAAAGCAACCACAGCGCCGCCGGGTCCGGACCCGGCGGCGCCTGTGGTTGCTTTCGCTCATGGACCGCTCCCATTGCCAGTAAAGAGACATAGAACCCGGCCGTTTCGGCTGTTACGAGCGACGCGCACACCACCGGACAATGGACGAATCAATTTCCTGGGGGTATGATTGGTTCGAGTTTCGCCCCACCCGGTCGGCGCAGGTCAGCAGTGGTGATTCATCTCAATCATTGAATACTGTTTGATTTTTGAGAATTGCCTCTTGCCCGCCGATGCCGGAGTCGCGCGAGTTGGAAACGTCCGACGCCCCGAGTGATCGCCCCGCCCGTGTTGACGCCGCGCTCGTTCTATCCCCTCTCTCGAAGCGTGACCGACATGAACAAACCGACGATCGGCCACCCCACGAAGACGTCCCCCGCTCGCACCTCGACCAACGGCGCGGCCGCGCGCACGCCGAAACGGCACTCGAAGGGCCGGTCGGGCGCGGCGGAGCGAGCCGGCGGGGACTCGGCCGAAGCCCGCTCGCGCCAGATCCTGTCGGTGATCATGGCGTTTCGTGACGGAGATTTCTCCGTCCGGTTGCCGGCGGACTGGTCGGGCACCGACGGGCGCATTGCGGAGGCGTTCAACCAAGCCATCGCGCACGAGGACCGGATCGCGCAAGAGGTCACGCGGGTGAGTGTGACGGTCGGCAAGGAGGGGCGGCTCAAGCAGCGCATGTCGGTCCCCGGGGTCATCGGCGGGTGGGCGTCGAAAATCGACTCGCTGAACACGCTCCTCGACGACCTCGTGCGGCCGACGACGGACGTCGCCCGCACCATCGGAGCGGTGGCCAAGGGCGACCTCGGGCAGTCGATGGAGCTGGAAGTGGACGGCCGCCCCCTCAAGGGCGAGTTCCTCCGCTCGGCGAAGCTCGTCAACTCGATGATCGAGCAGCTCTCGGTGTTCACCTCCGAGGTGACCCGCGTGGCGCGTGAGGTCGGCACCGAGGGCAAGCTCGGCGGACAGGCGAAGGTCAAGGGCGTCTCGGGCGTGTGGAAGGAACTCACCGAGTCGGTCAACCAGATGGCCGGCAACCTCACCGCGCAGGTGCGCAACATCGCGGACGTGACGATCGCGGTCGCCAACGGGGACCTGTCGAAGAAGATCACGGTGGACGTGCGCGGCGAGATCCTTCAGCTCAAAGAAGCCATCAACACGATGGTGGACCAGTTGCGCTCCTTCGCGTCAGAGGTGACCCGCGTCGCGCGCGAGGTTGGTACCGACGGCCGGCTCGGCGGCCAGGCGGTGGTGCCCGGCGTGGCCGGGACGTGGAAGGACCTGACGGACTCGGTCAACGCGATGGCCACCAACCTCACCGCGCAGGTCCGCAACATCGCGACCGTCACGACGGCGGTGGCGCGCGGCGACCTGTCGCGCAAGATCACGGTGGACGTGAAGGGCGAGATCCTGGAACTCAAAGAAACCATCAACACGATGGTGGACCAGCTCAACGGGTTCGCGTCCGAAGTGACCCGCGTGGCCCGCGAGGTGGGCACCGAGGGGAAGCTCGGCGGCCAGGCCCAGGTGGGCGGCGTGGCGGGCACGTGGAAGGACCTGACCGACTCGGTCAACTCGATGGCGTCCAACCTCACGGGTCAGGTGCGCAACATCGCCGAGGTCACCACGGCCGTCGCGAAGGGCGACCTGTCGCGCAAGATCACGGTGGACGTGAAGGGCGAGATCCTGGAGCTGAAGAACACGATCAACACGATGGTGGACCAGCTCAACGGGTTCGCGTCCGAAGTGACCCGCGTGGCCCGCGAGGTGGGCACCGAGGGCAAGCTCGGCGGGCAGGCCGAGGTCCGCGGCGTGGCGGGCACGTGGAAGGACCTGACCGACAACGTCAACTTCATGGCGTCCAACCTCACGGGTCAGGTGCGCAACATCGCCGAAGTCACCACGGCGGTCGCGAACGGGGACCTGTCGAAGAAGATCACGGTGGACGTGAAGGGCGAGATCCTGGAGTTGAAGAACACGATCAACACGATGGTGGACCAGCTCAACGGGTTCGCGTCCGAAGTGACCCGCGTGGCCCGCGAGGTGGGCACCGAGGGCGAACTCGGCGGGCAGGCCGAGGTCCGCGGCGTGGCCGGGACGTGGAAGGACCTGACCGACTCGGTCAACGCGATGGCCACCAACCTCACGGCGCAAGTGCGCAACATCGCCGACGTCACAACCGCGGTCGCCAACGGCGACCTGTCGCGCAAGATCACCGTCGCGGTGCGGGGCGAGATTCTGGAGCTAAAGAACACGATCAACACGATGGTGGACCAGCTCAACGGGTTCGCGTCCGAAGTGAGTCGGGTGGCCCGCGAGGTGGGCACCGACGGCAAGCTCGGCGGGCAGGCCCAGGTGCCCGGCGTGGCCGGTACGTGGAAGGACCTGACCGACAACGTCAACTCGATGGCCTCGAACCTGACGGGTCAGGTCCGCAACATCGCCGACGTGGCGACGGCGGTTGCCAACGGGGACCTGTCGAAGAAGATCACGGTGGACGTGAAGGGCGAGATCCTGGAGCTGAAGAACACGCTGAACACGATGGTGGACCAGCTCAACGGGTTCGCGTCCGAAGTGAGTCGGGTGGCGCGCGAGGTGGGCACCGAGGGCAAGCTCGGTGGGCAGGCCCAGGTGCGCGGCGTGGCGGGCACGTGGAAGGACCTGACCGACAACGTCAACTCGATGGCCAACAACCTCACCGGTCAGGTGCGCAACATCGCCGACGTCACGACCGCCGTGGCGCGCGGCGACCTGTCGCGCAAGATCACCGTCGAAGTGAAGGGCGAGATCCTGGAGCTGAAGAACACGATCAACACGATGGTGGACCAGCTCAACGGGTTCGCGTCCGAAGTGACCCGCGTGGCCCGCGAGGTGGGCACCGAGGGCAAGCTCGGCGGGCAGGCCCAGGTGCCCGGCGTGGCGGGCACGTGGAAGGACCTGACCGACAACGTCAACTTCATGGCGTCCAACCTCACGGGCCAGGTCCGCAACATCGCCGACGTGGCGACCGCCATCGCCAAGGGCGACCTGTCGAAGAAGATCACGGTGGACGTGCGCGGCGAAATTCTTCAGCTCAAAGAGACCATGAACACGATGGTGGACCAGCTCAACGCGTTCGCCGGCGAGGTGAGCCGGGTGGCGCGCGAGGTGGGCACCGACGGCAAACTCGGCGGTCAAGCCCATGTGCTCGGTGTGGCCGGGACGTGGAAGGACCTGACCGACAACGTCAACTCGATGGCCAACAACCTCACCGGTCAGGTGCGGAACATCGCGGAGGTGACGATCGCGGTCGCCAACGGGGACCTGTCGAAGAAGATCACGGTGGACGTGCGCGGGGAGATCCTCCAGCTCAAAGAGACCATGAACACGATGGTGGACCAGCTCCGCTCGTTCGCGGCCGAGGTGAGCCGCGTGGCGCGGGAGGTGGGCACCGACGGCAAGCTCGGCGGTCAGGCCCAGGTGCCCGGCGTGGGCGGCACGTGGAAGGACCTGACCGACAACGTCAACTCGATGGCCTCGAACCTCACCGGTCAGGTGCGCAACATCGCCGACGTGGCGACCGCCATCGCGCGCGGCGACCTGAGCCGCAAGATCACGGTGGACGTGAAGGGCGAAATCCTTCAGCTCAAAGAGACCATGAACACGATGGTCGATCAGCTTTCGGCGTTCGCGTCGGAAGTGACCCGCGTCGCGCGGGAGGTGGGTACCGAGGGGAAGCTCGGCGGTCAGGCCCAGGTGTCCGGCGTGGCCGGCACGTGGAAGGACCTGACCGACAACGTCAACTCGATGGCCTCCAACCTGACGGGCCAGGTGCGGAACATCGCGGAGGTGACGATCGCGGTCGCCAACGGGGACCTGTCGAAGAAGATCACGGTGGACGTCCGCGGCGAGATCCTCCAGCTCAAAGAGACCATTAACACGATGGTGGAGCAGTTGCGCTCGTTCGCGTCGGAGGTGACCCGCGTCGCGCGCGAGGTGGGCACCGAGGGGCGGCTCGGCGTGCAGGCGGTGGTGCCCGGCGTGGCGGGCACGTGGAAGGACCTGACCGACTCGGTCAACACGATGGGCGCCAACCTCACCGCGCAGGTCCGCAACATCGCGGAGGTGACCACCGCCGTGGCCCGCGGCGACCTGAACCGCAAGATCACGGTGGACGTGAAGGGCGAGATCCTGGAGCTGAAGAACACGATCAACACGATGGTGGACCAGCTCAACTCCTTTGCCGGCGAGGTCACGCGGGTGGCGCGCGAGGTGGGCACCGAGGGGAAGCTCGGGGGCCAGGCCCAGGTGTCCGGCGTGGGCGGCACGTGGAAGGACCTGACCGACAACGTCAACTTCATGGCCTCCAACCTGACCGAGCAGGTGCGCGGGATCGTGAAGGTCGTGACCGCGGTGGCCAACGGGAACCTGACCCAGCGGCTCGCCGTGCAGGCCAAGGGCGAGGTGGCCGCGCTCGCGGACACGATCAACGACATGACCGACACGCTCGCCACGTTCGCCGACCAGGTGACCAACGTGGCCCGCGAGGTGGGCGTGGACGGGCGCCTCGGGGGCCAGGCCAACGTGCCCGGGGCCGCCGGCACGTGGAAGGACCTCACCGGGAACGTGAACCTGCTCGCCGCCAACCTCACCACCCAGGTCCGGGCCATCGCCGAGGTCGCCACCGCCGTGACCAAGGGCGACCTGACGCGGTCCATTCAGGTCGAGACGCGCGGCGAGGTGGCCGAGCTGAAGGACAACATCAACACGATGATCTTCAACCTGCGCGAGACCACGGAGCGGAACCGCGAGCAGGACTGGCTGAAGACCAACCTGGCCAAGTTCACCGGCATGCTCCAGGGCCAGCGCGAGCTGAACACCGTGGGCCAGATGCTCCTCAGCGAGCTGACCCCGCTGGTCAAGGCGTACCAGGGCACCATCTACCACCTGGGCGGGACCGACGACGACACGGAGCTCAAGCTGCTCTCCAGCTACGCCCACAAGGGCAAGCGGCTGCGGGAGACCATCGAACTGGGCGAGGGGCTCGCCGGCCAGTGCGCGGTGGAGAAGAAGCGCATCCTCCTGACCGACGTGCCGCCGGACTTCATCACCATCGCGTCCAGCCTCGGCGAGGCCCGGCACGTGAGCATCATCGTGCTGCCGGTCCTCTTCGAGGGGCAGACCAAGGCGGTCATCGAGCTGGCCGCGCTCCAACCGTTCACCGAGGTCAACCTGACCTTCCTCGACCAGCTCACCCAGAGCATCGGCGCCGTGTTCAACACGATCGAGGCGACCATGCGGACGGAGGGGCTGCTGACCCAGTCGCAGCAGCTCACCGTCGAGTTGCAGTCGCGCCAGAGCGAGCTCCAGAAGACCAACGAGGAGCTGGGGACCAAGGCGAAGCTGCTCGCCGAGCAGAACGCCGAGGTGGAGCGCAAGAACGCCGAGGTCGAGCAGGCCCGCCACGCGCTGGAAGAGAAGGCCGCCGAGCTGGCCCTCACGTCGAAGTACAAGTCCGAGTTCCTGGCGAACATGTCCCACGAGCTGCGCACGCCGCTCAACTCCATCCTGATCCTCAGCCAGCAGCTCGCCGAGAACGCCCCGGGCAACCTGTCCGCCAAGCAGGTCGAGTTCTCCCGCAACATCAACTCGTCCGGCTCCGACCTGTTGCACCTGATCAACGACATCCTGGACCTGTCGAAGATCGAGTCCGGCACGGTGACCGTCGAGGTCGAGGAGATCCCGTTCCCGGGCCTGCGGGACAACATCGACCGCACCTTCCGGCACGTGGCCGAGGCCAAGAACCTGCCGTTCCACGTCCACTTCGCCGAGAGC from the Frigoriglobus tundricola genome contains:
- a CDS encoding GDP-L-fucose synthase family protein, whose translation is MDLRNKRILVTGGGGFLGRHVVGELRQTGCTSLFAPRRAEYDLTDADAVRRVLEWSRPDVVIHLAAVVGGIGANRKHPGTFLYDNLMMGVQLIDACRRRGLEKFVCAGTICAYPKFTPVPFKEEDLWNGYPEETNAPYGLAKKMLLAQIQAYRQEFDFPGTYVLPVNLYGPWDNFDLQSSHVIPALIRKCVDAQARNLPEVPVWGTGRATREFLYVADAARGIRLAAERLESPDPINLGSGHEIAIRDLAQTIADHVGYRGALKFDPTQPDGQPRRCLDTTRAKALIGFEATTTLDRGLADTVAWYRAQQAPARAAA
- a CDS encoding glycosyltransferase family 2 protein, with the translated sequence MSPAGEEATPYQQIQDVENRVLLLAHQLEQLRAHVQQMKLAAVPRMGWNHWFRHQIKLALGIRVHLGCLSFPCTPRPVHVPARYHCKPVLTNPPVISVVTPSYNQGAFLEKTITSVLDQEYPRLQYVVQDGGSTDETAGVLALYRDRLHHSEMRKDKGQSNAINLGFAHTSGEIMAYLNSDDLLLPGALHTVAKYFEDHPEVDVVYGHRVVIDRDGNELGRWVLPPHDTEILKWADYVPQETMFWRRRIWDKVGGGIDESFRFAMDWDLLLRFQEAGARFHRIGRFLGAFRLHSTSKTTTVVKTTGSEEMARLRERCHGREVTGEEIQYGIRRYLLRHALCNRMYTFGLFRY
- a CDS encoding HDOD domain-containing protein gives rise to the protein MAAHITGWITRSATTRSVPTPRLPASREAILEAVLHPSRLPAIPAVAVKVAGAAGRPDTLPGDVGAIIAAGDPGFSAALLQAVNTAREGPSRALGSVERAVMVVGLNRVRTLALSLSLPTMRPQSRFDPAALAHSFSSVGGAIVAREVAAHIGRPSPEDDLNAALLRDLGALLIQQTFPKAWAALPPHPEDPLGEEVCARERDMFGIDHAEVGAEALHRWGLPDEVVEPIRHHHNPERLADTPHAGRAELLWFAGLLARIDTLTEHPEALDRVLDVAARRFALPMPRLAEFLDKVRPKIDAFAATIDREIGRSPDYYSLLSAATDELWRLAPAGRT
- a CDS encoding nucleoside hydrolase, producing the protein MPRKVILVADPGIDTAFAVALALNDPNLEVVGLLPTAGNVSAEQATANAHTLIDVVDPPKWPKLAAALPARYDADGTALHGAGGLGGVSFPSAMRHTLHPADKVLCELAHEHPRQVTVINLGPLTTLATALDRDPALPAVLDQTVIIGGAWKEPGNAGPVAEFHIHLDPDAAKRVFAAELNPLLIPLDVTRRLIFSPSDLLELPNPDARTCQFLRQIVPFGIRASSNLYGIEGFHLKDVLGTVAVAVAGCVSSEPHYVDVETHGDLTRGMTVIDARPNPSAGPNARVATGVAVPEVRAYIERVLRAAH
- the trpD gene encoding anthranilate phosphoribosyltransferase, with translation MPLPPPPWFAEQFPALLAGHDLSAAAVTEAVRDLVAGRVDEARAAAFLTALRMKGESGEEVAAAALVLREQMVRLVPVSGPVLDTCGTGGDDSGTFNISTAAALVACGAGVPVVKHGGRAVSSKSGSADVLRELGVPIEAGPEWAQKCLERTGFAFCYAPHFHRGMAHVADLRKKLGVRTLFNLLGPLANPAGAPYQLLGVGKPELLDPLAAAIAHLGVRQAVLVCSADGLDEVSLAAPTMVHVVRGHEYDSREWAPADFGLAPVTIPSIRANDSAESAAIIRGVLAGDDGPARRIVVANAAAALWAAEAVPTLKDGVARAEAALAAGKPRAVLTALCQSASGAA
- the lexA gene encoding transcriptional repressor LexA; amino-acid sequence: MSEEKIALTKKQEAIYNFIRKHIEEKGFPPAIRDICTEFGISSPNGVMCHLKALEAKKYINRIQKHKNQQRAQARGITIPGVSAGGFSLPLVGVVAAGRAIEAEEQDDRLEMRELFGSDDLFVVKVRGTSMIEGHIADGDYVVIRKCETCENGEKVVAMVEKAMTLKKYYKKKNEIQLHPMNSTMEPIIVDPSREDIRILGVLTGVIRKC